A region from the Benincasa hispida cultivar B227 chromosome 10, ASM972705v1, whole genome shotgun sequence genome encodes:
- the LOC120088682 gene encoding calcium-dependent protein kinase 2-like yields the protein MGNCCSRENPDEAPTSVKGEESNPDNSKGDGGNTNQNNSVNNPSNKPAPSASPAASTKPSKSSQIGTVLGRPMEDVRSTYSIGKELGRGQFGVTHLCTHKASGEQLACKTIAKRKLVNKEDIEDVRREVQIMHHLTGQPNIVELKGAYEDKHSVHLVMELCAGGELFDRIIAKGHYTERAAASLLRTIVQIVHTCHSMGVIHRDLKPENFLLLSKDEDSPLKATDFGLSVFYKQGEVFKDIVGSAYYIAPEVLKRRYGPEVDIWSVGVMLYILLCGVPPFWAESEHGIFNAILRGHIDFTSDPWPTISPAAKDLVRKMLNSDPKQRLTAFQVLNHPWIKEDGEAPDTPLDNAVLNRLKQFRAMNKFKKVALRVIAGCLSEEEIMGLKQMFKSMDTDNSGTITLEELKQGLAKQGTKLSEYEVKQLMEAADADGNGTIDYDEFITATMHLNRMDREEHLYTAFQYFDKDNSGYITTEELEQALREYGMHDGRDIKEILSEVDADNDGRINYDEFVAMMRKGNPEANPKKRRDVFV from the exons ATGGGCAACTGTTGCTCTCGTGAAAACCCCGACGAGGCTCCCACCAGCGTGAAGGGAGAAGAATCCAACCCCGATAATTCCAAGGGTGATGGCGGAAATACCAACCAGAACAACTCCGTCAATAATCCATCCAATAAACCTGCTCCTTCTGCCTCGCCGGCGGCTTCCACCAAACCTTCCAAGTCCTCCCAGATCGGTACTGTTTTAGGGCGGCCGATGGAAGACGTTCGATCTACTTACTCCATTGGCAAGGAGCTGGGAAGGGGTCAATTCGGGGTAACCCATTTATGTACTCATAAGGCCTCTGGCGAACAGTTGGCCTGCAAAACCATTGCCAAGAGGAAACTTGTAAATAAGGAAGATATTGAAGATGTTAGAAGGGAAGTCCAGATTATGCATCATTTAACTGGTCAGCCTAACATTGTTGAACTTAAGGGAGCTTACGAAGATAAGCATTCTGTTCATTTAGTCATGGAGTTGTGCGCTGGAGGAGAGTTGTTTGATCGTATCATAGCCAAAGGCCATTACACCGAGCGAGCCGCCGCGTCCTTGCTCCGAACTATTGTCCAGATTGTTCATACTTGCCATTCCATGGGGGTTATTCATAGAGATCTTAAGCCTGAAAACTTCCTGTTGCTCAGTAAAGACGAGGATTCTCCCCTCAAGGCTACCGATTTCGGTTTATCAGTCTTCTATAAGCAAG GAGAGGTATTTAAGGATATTGTTGGTAGTGCATATTATATTGCCCCAGAAGTCTTGAAGAGGAGATATGGACCTGAAGTTGATATTTGGAGCGTTGGAGTTATGCTATACATTTTATTGTGTGGTGTTCCACCTTTCTGGGCAG AATCCGAACACGGAATATTCAATGCCATCTTGCGTGGTCACATTGATTTCACTAGCGATCCATGGCCTACAATATCACCTGCAGCAAAGGATCTTGTAAGGAAGATGTTGAATTCAGACCCCAAGCAGAGATTGACAGCCTTCCAAGTTCTAA ATCATCCATGGATTAAGGAGGATGGAGAAGCACCTGATACACCACTTGACAATGCGGTGCTCAATAGGCTCAAACAGTTCCGTGCGATGAACAAATTCAAAAAAGTTGCCCTTAGG GTGATTGCGGGATGTCTTTCAGAGGAAGAAATCATGGGGCTCAAGCAAATGTTCAAGAGCATGGATACTGATAACAGTGGGACAATAACGCTTGAAGAGCTAAAACAAGGACTAGCAAAGCAAGGCACAAAACTCTCTGAATATGAAGTTAAACAATTAATGGAAGCC GCTGATGCCGATGGCAATGGAACTATAGACTATGATGAGTTTATAACAGCAACAATGCACCTGAACCGAATGGATAGAGAAGAACATCTTTACACTGCCTTCCAGTATTTCGACAAAGATAACAGCGG ATATATCACTACGGAAGAGTTAGAGCAAGCTCTTAGAGAATACGGCATGCACGATGGAAGGGACATTAAGGAGATCCTTTCTGAAGTGGATGCAGACAAT GATGGTCGCATCAACTATGATGAATTTGTGGCGATGATGCGAAAAGGAAATCCAGAAGCGAATCCCAAAAAGCGTCGTGATGTTTTCGTTTGA